In Devosia beringensis, a single window of DNA contains:
- a CDS encoding NAD-dependent epimerase/dehydratase family protein, with protein MTVEKLFITGGSGYVGRNLIRHFVALGWPVVALARTDAAAATVTALGAQYWRGDLFAPDLAEGMAGCSALIHAAADTDHGRGTPGQLATNLDGTANVLDAAQRAGVSRVVHISSESVLLDGRPLVNVTEDQPYPRHPAGSYSASKGAAERLALAASRPDFAVIAVRPRMVWGRDDTTALPQLLGAARSGQLAWIDGGNYANSSTHIANLCAGVALALEKGRGGEAYFITDGAPWTFRALVSGLLKANGVAVTDKTVPRGLLYAMARVGDALANLSGGRVTLPITMQAYATSAVEISLDISKAERELGYRPVISIEQGLAEMTAARSAAA; from the coding sequence ATGACAGTCGAAAAACTCTTCATCACCGGCGGCAGCGGCTATGTCGGCCGCAACCTCATCCGCCATTTCGTCGCTTTGGGCTGGCCGGTCGTGGCGCTGGCCCGCACCGATGCCGCCGCGGCGACGGTCACGGCCCTCGGGGCACAGTACTGGCGCGGCGACTTGTTCGCACCCGATCTTGCTGAAGGCATGGCGGGCTGCAGCGCCCTGATCCATGCGGCGGCCGATACCGACCATGGCCGCGGCACACCGGGCCAGTTGGCGACCAACCTGGACGGCACGGCGAATGTGCTCGACGCGGCGCAGCGCGCCGGGGTGAGCCGGGTGGTGCATATCAGTTCCGAATCCGTGCTGCTCGATGGCAGGCCGCTGGTCAATGTGACGGAAGACCAGCCCTATCCGCGCCACCCCGCCGGAAGTTACTCTGCCAGCAAGGGCGCGGCGGAGCGGCTGGCATTGGCGGCCAGCAGGCCGGACTTTGCCGTCATCGCCGTACGGCCGCGCATGGTCTGGGGCCGCGATGACACCACGGCACTGCCGCAACTGTTGGGTGCAGCAAGGTCGGGCCAGCTGGCCTGGATCGATGGGGGCAACTACGCCAATTCCAGCACCCATATCGCCAATCTTTGTGCCGGCGTGGCACTGGCGCTGGAAAAGGGGCGCGGGGGCGAGGCCTATTTCATCACCGACGGCGCGCCCTGGACGTTCCGGGCTTTGGTGAGTGGCCTGCTCAAGGCCAATGGCGTGGCGGTGACCGACAAGACGGTGCCGCGCGGGCTCCTCTATGCCATGGCGCGGGTCGGCGATGCGCTGGCCAATTTGAGCGGGGGCAGGGTGACCCTGCCGATCACCATGCAGGCCTATGCCACCTCGGCGGTGGAGATCAGCCTCGATATATCCAAGGCGGAGCGCGAACTGGGCTACCGGCCCGTGATCAGCATCGAGCAGGGCCTGGCGGAAATGACGGCGGCGCGGTCAGCAGCGGCATAG
- a CDS encoding TetR/AcrR family transcriptional regulator gives MGRRRSIDQGAVLDAAERVVARDGAARLTLDAVASEAGISKASVLYDYKSKPALIAALVERSVAADNAFNHSKIESLGPVDNATIRGRILAAEQPLPDAFRDVALNLCAALAQDAELRRTIQANQAAVISDIMASSANPRGALLAYLALEGLKLLESLDYHSWPKAERAAILGDIAWLVDAEPGAPRPPPPD, from the coding sequence ATGGGCCGCAGGCGCAGTATCGATCAGGGAGCGGTGCTCGACGCTGCCGAGCGGGTCGTGGCGCGGGACGGGGCGGCGCGGCTGACGCTCGATGCCGTCGCCAGCGAGGCCGGCATCAGCAAGGCCAGCGTGCTCTATGACTACAAGTCCAAGCCGGCGCTGATCGCCGCTCTGGTCGAGCGCAGCGTCGCCGCCGACAATGCGTTCAACCACAGCAAGATCGAGAGCCTCGGGCCGGTGGACAATGCCACCATCAGGGGGCGCATCCTGGCGGCCGAACAGCCGCTGCCGGACGCCTTCCGCGACGTGGCGCTCAACCTCTGCGCCGCCCTGGCCCAGGACGCCGAATTGCGCCGGACCATCCAGGCCAACCAGGCTGCGGTGATCTCGGACATCATGGCCAGCTCGGCCAATCCGCGCGGCGCGCTGCTGGCCTATCTGGCGCTCGAAGGGCTCAAACTGCTGGAATCGCTGGACTATCACAGTTGGCCCAAGGCCGAGCGCGCCGCCATCCTGGGCGATATCGCCTGGCTGGTCGATGCCGAGCCCGGCGCGCCTAGGCCTCCGCCGCCCGACTAA
- a CDS encoding VOC family protein — protein sequence MPKNTICIWYESEAEAAARFYATVLPDTAVSAVSRAPGDYPAGKQGDVLTVEFTVCGIPCLGLNGGPAFTQSEAFSFQIATDDQEETDRYWNAIVGNGGAESACGWCKDRWGVNWQITPRTLVEAMAAGGDEAKRAFAAMMTMGKIDVAAIDAARQG from the coding sequence ATACCCAAGAACACCATCTGCATCTGGTACGAAAGCGAGGCCGAGGCGGCGGCGCGGTTTTATGCGACGGTCTTACCGGACACGGCGGTCAGTGCCGTCAGCCGGGCGCCGGGTGACTATCCAGCCGGCAAGCAAGGCGATGTGCTGACCGTGGAATTCACCGTCTGTGGTATTCCCTGCCTGGGGCTCAATGGCGGACCGGCCTTCACCCAGAGCGAAGCCTTCTCCTTCCAGATCGCCACCGACGACCAGGAAGAGACCGACCGCTATTGGAATGCCATAGTCGGCAATGGCGGCGCCGAAAGCGCCTGCGGCTGGTGCAAGGACCGCTGGGGTGTCAACTGGCAGATCACCCCGCGCACGCTCGTCGAGGCCATGGCCGCCGGCGGCGATGAGGCAAAACGCGCCTTCGCGGCGATGATGACCATGGGCAAGATCGATGTCGCCGCCATTGACGCAGCGCGACAGGGATAA
- a CDS encoding MFS transporter → MRTFAALRAIAAPLMGFLAMGIFWGVWGALIPAIKAMVGADDRAFGLALLCVALGAVPAMLVGGRLIDRIGPLLLPVSVLLFALAVLLPGLAQTPFALGAALLLVGMGSGLMDVVMNARISAIEAATGRRAMHLAHGLFAAMYLIAAFATGFARSAGIAPLSVLLLAGAAMAGLALLSGMWSGAGQAAAALPETGKPALRRFDGTVMLLGLIVCAAFIAENGWQSWSALFLERELGAEPWLGSAGPAVVGLALAVGRLGGQAVAEQVSDRTMLVGATLLAMTGGLLLALATGPVVALLALFIAASGVSVIAPSALSLAGRLAAPERRGAAVAAVGVIGYTGFFAGPALLGLVADGFGLRLALGALVGVLALVIPLVLLQGRVAGRSVPSADRADQHPGP, encoded by the coding sequence ATGCGCACCTTTGCCGCCCTTCGGGCCATTGCCGCCCCGCTGATGGGCTTTCTGGCCATGGGCATTTTCTGGGGCGTCTGGGGCGCGCTGATCCCCGCCATCAAGGCAATGGTCGGCGCCGATGACCGGGCCTTCGGCCTAGCTTTGCTCTGCGTCGCTTTGGGCGCCGTGCCGGCCATGCTGGTGGGCGGGCGGCTGATCGACCGCATCGGTCCGCTCCTGCTGCCGGTCAGCGTCCTGCTGTTTGCCCTGGCGGTGCTGCTGCCCGGCCTGGCCCAGACGCCTTTTGCCCTGGGGGCGGCACTGCTGCTGGTCGGCATGGGCTCGGGCCTGATGGACGTGGTGATGAATGCCCGCATCAGCGCCATCGAGGCGGCGACCGGGCGCCGCGCGATGCATCTGGCCCATGGGCTGTTCGCGGCCATGTACCTGATCGCCGCCTTCGCCACCGGGTTTGCCCGCAGCGCCGGTATCGCGCCGCTCAGCGTGCTGCTGCTGGCCGGCGCCGCCATGGCCGGTCTGGCGCTGCTGTCGGGAATGTGGAGCGGGGCGGGGCAGGCCGCAGCTGCCTTGCCCGAGACGGGCAAGCCCGCACTGCGCCGCTTTGACGGCACGGTCATGCTGCTCGGGCTGATCGTCTGCGCCGCCTTCATTGCCGAGAATGGCTGGCAATCCTGGAGCGCGCTGTTTCTCGAACGCGAATTGGGCGCTGAGCCCTGGCTGGGCAGCGCTGGACCGGCTGTTGTGGGCCTGGCTTTGGCCGTGGGGCGGCTGGGCGGACAGGCCGTGGCCGAGCAGGTCAGCGACCGCACCATGCTGGTGGGCGCCACGCTGCTCGCCATGACGGGCGGGCTGCTGCTGGCGCTGGCGACGGGGCCGGTTGTGGCACTGCTGGCGCTGTTCATCGCCGCATCCGGCGTCTCCGTGATCGCGCCCTCGGCGCTGAGCCTGGCCGGGCGCCTGGCGGCACCGGAGCGGCGCGGCGCCGCCGTCGCGGCCGTCGGTGTGATTGGCTATACCGGCTTTTTTGCCGGACCGGCTTTGCTGGGCCTGGTGGCCGACGGCTTCGGCCTGCGCCTGGCGCTGGGCGCCCTGGTCGGCGTGCTGGCCTTGGTGATCCCGCTGGTCCTGCTGCAAGGGCGGGTGGCCGGCAGGAGCGTGCCGTCGGCTGATCGGGCAGACCAGCATCCGGGCCCCTGA
- a CDS encoding ArsR/SmtB family transcription factor — MTRSPAAIASLPTTLDVVAPDPLLVNGLMALADPTRLRILAALRLGHESCRHIEGYVGIHVSDLARQLGMTQPAVSQHLARLRQAELVQVTRQGQFAYYRRNEPALQRLAATMTTL; from the coding sequence ATGACCCGCAGCCCCGCCGCCATTGCCAGCCTGCCGACTACGCTTGACGTGGTCGCGCCCGACCCACTGCTGGTCAATGGGCTGATGGCCCTGGCCGATCCGACGCGCTTGCGCATTCTGGCGGCTTTGCGGCTGGGCCATGAAAGCTGCCGCCATATCGAGGGCTATGTCGGCATCCACGTCTCCGACCTGGCGCGCCAGCTGGGCATGACACAGCCGGCCGTATCCCAGCATCTGGCGCGGCTGCGCCAGGCCGAGCTGGTGCAGGTCACGCGCCAGGGGCAGTTCGCCTATTACCGGCGCAATGAGCCGGCTCTGCAGCGCCTGGCCGCAACCATGACCACCCTTTAG
- a CDS encoding SDR family oxidoreductase produces the protein MKTVLITGCSSGFGLDIAKHFLAQDWNVIATMRTPQNDILPVSDKLRILSLDVTDAASIDRAVADAGPIDVLVNNAGIGWLNALEGTPLEVVRDVFETNTFGTMAMIQAVLPQFRERREGMIVNVTSSVTFGPLPLLSVYTASKAAVNAFTESLALELAPFDISVRIVLPGAAPGTSFGKTARGRIQDRGGFPAAYADYAQTVMGQMQNMTGTLTQSTDVAEAVWRAATDASAPMHLPAGADAIAASEARAAH, from the coding sequence ATGAAAACCGTTCTCATTACCGGCTGCTCGTCCGGCTTCGGGCTCGACATCGCCAAGCACTTTCTGGCGCAGGACTGGAATGTCATCGCCACCATGCGGACGCCGCAAAACGATATCCTGCCAGTCTCGGACAAGCTGCGTATCCTGTCGCTCGACGTGACCGATGCGGCCAGCATAGACCGGGCTGTCGCCGACGCGGGGCCGATCGACGTGCTGGTCAACAATGCCGGCATCGGCTGGCTTAATGCCCTCGAGGGCACCCCGCTCGAGGTGGTGCGCGATGTCTTCGAGACCAATACCTTTGGCACCATGGCCATGATCCAGGCGGTGCTGCCGCAGTTTCGCGAACGCCGGGAAGGGATGATCGTCAATGTCACCTCCAGCGTCACCTTTGGACCCCTGCCGCTGCTCTCGGTCTATACGGCCAGCAAGGCGGCGGTGAATGCCTTTACCGAATCCCTGGCGCTTGAACTGGCCCCATTCGATATTTCCGTCCGCATCGTGCTGCCTGGCGCCGCGCCCGGCACCAGCTTCGGCAAGACGGCGCGGGGGCGAATCCAGGACCGCGGCGGCTTTCCCGCGGCCTATGCCGACTATGCCCAGACCGTGATGGGCCAGATGCAGAACATGACCGGCACGCTGACCCAGTCGACCGACGTGGCCGAGGCGGTTTGGCGCGCCGCAACCGATGCTAGTGCCCCGATGCACCTGCCCGCCGGCGCCGACGCCATTGCGGCATCCGAGGCTCGCGCCGCGCACTAG
- a CDS encoding AraC family transcriptional regulator, giving the protein MIDPFAEVVALLQPSLPFSKATSGSGTWRIEGRGNGVPLFCVLLEGSLQMTINGQEPMTLEENDFILVPATESFTTSNTGPDAGGGFGPTRTTQLTDEFRHGDPDGPPNMRALVGHLQFGSPDAGLLLALLPSIIHVRGLKRLATMVQLIRNEAQDTRPARDMIIEHLLQVLLIEALRSASDSIASPGLLRGLADARLATAIRLMHQAPERDWTIEQLANEAALSRSVFFDRFRREVGIAPMGYLQSWRMAMAKNLLRRREGGIKEIAQRVGYGSASAFSVAFTRLVGMPPTQYARETGA; this is encoded by the coding sequence ATGATCGATCCATTCGCCGAAGTCGTTGCCCTGCTCCAGCCCAGCCTGCCCTTTTCCAAAGCGACCAGTGGCTCAGGCACCTGGCGCATCGAAGGCCGCGGCAATGGCGTGCCGTTGTTTTGCGTGCTCCTCGAGGGCTCATTGCAGATGACAATCAATGGGCAGGAGCCGATGACCCTGGAGGAAAACGACTTCATCCTGGTGCCGGCCACCGAGAGCTTCACCACGAGTAATACCGGGCCGGATGCGGGTGGCGGCTTCGGACCAACGCGGACCACCCAGTTGACCGACGAATTTCGGCACGGTGACCCGGACGGTCCCCCCAATATGCGCGCGCTTGTCGGTCATCTGCAGTTTGGCTCGCCCGATGCCGGCCTACTGCTCGCTTTGCTGCCCAGCATCATCCATGTGCGCGGCCTCAAGCGGCTGGCCACGATGGTGCAACTGATCCGCAACGAGGCGCAGGACACCAGGCCGGCCCGCGACATGATCATTGAACATTTGCTGCAGGTACTGCTGATCGAGGCGCTGCGCTCGGCCTCGGATTCCATTGCCAGCCCCGGCCTGCTGCGCGGCTTGGCAGACGCGCGCCTTGCCACCGCCATCCGGCTGATGCACCAAGCGCCCGAGCGGGACTGGACCATCGAGCAACTGGCCAACGAGGCGGCCCTGTCGCGTTCGGTGTTCTTTGACCGTTTCCGCCGCGAAGTCGGGATTGCGCCGATGGGCTATCTGCAATCCTGGCGGATGGCCATGGCCAAGAACCTGCTGCGCCGCCGGGAGGGTGGCATCAAGGAAATCGCGCAACGCGTCGGCTATGGCTCGGCCAGCGCATTCAGCGTCGCCTTCACCCGCCTGGTTGGCATGCCGCCCACGCAATATGCGCGCGAGACGGGGGCGTAG
- the chrA gene encoding chromate efflux transporter: protein MTEPAQPSPLPLVAPPHPSLAEATAVWARIGLLSFGGPAGQIALMHKELVEERRWISESRFLHALNFCMLLPGPEAQQLATYIGWLLHGTRGGIIAGTLFVLPGLVVILTLSTLYASLYEASWVASLFFGLKAAVLAIVIEALIRVGRRALKNGVMLGLAGLAFVALFAFNIPFPLVILAAGLAGYVGTRINPAIFAAGAHRAAVPDLPSVIGDGFIEPRPPLAVAVRTVLLWLGLWLLPLALILPVMGWSGTLAGLWLFFSQMAVVTFGGAYAVLAYVAQEAVQNFGWLQPGEMLDGLALAETTPGPLVLVLSFVGFLAAYRDPGGLTPLLAGLLGGMLTTWVTFVPCFLWIFLGAPYIERLRTNAALSGALSAITAAVVGVILNLAVWLGLHVNFARVDTLQLGPLNLASPDWSSVSWMALALTALAMLCVFRLKLGVLWTLAICGLAGLLVQLLPF from the coding sequence ATGACCGAACCCGCCCAGCCATCCCCCTTGCCTCTCGTCGCCCCGCCCCATCCGAGCCTGGCCGAGGCGACGGCCGTCTGGGCGCGAATTGGCCTGCTGAGTTTTGGCGGTCCGGCCGGGCAGATCGCCCTGATGCACAAGGAACTGGTCGAGGAACGGCGCTGGATTTCCGAGAGCCGGTTCCTGCATGCCCTCAATTTCTGCATGCTGCTGCCCGGCCCCGAGGCGCAGCAATTGGCCACCTATATCGGCTGGCTGCTGCATGGTACGCGTGGCGGCATCATTGCCGGCACGCTTTTCGTGCTGCCAGGCCTCGTCGTCATCCTCACCCTCTCGACGCTTTATGCCAGCCTCTACGAGGCCAGCTGGGTGGCCAGCCTCTTTTTCGGCCTCAAGGCGGCGGTGCTGGCCATCGTCATCGAAGCGCTGATCCGGGTCGGTCGCCGGGCCCTCAAGAATGGCGTCATGCTGGGCCTTGCCGGGCTCGCCTTCGTGGCGCTCTTTGCCTTCAACATCCCCTTCCCGCTCGTTATCCTGGCCGCCGGGCTGGCCGGCTATGTCGGCACCCGCATCAATCCGGCCATTTTTGCCGCCGGGGCACATCGGGCGGCGGTGCCGGATCTGCCCTCGGTGATCGGCGACGGCTTTATCGAACCGCGCCCGCCGCTGGCCGTGGCTGTCCGCACCGTCCTGCTCTGGCTCGGCCTCTGGCTGCTGCCGCTGGCGCTGATCCTGCCCGTAATGGGCTGGTCGGGCACGCTGGCCGGGCTGTGGCTGTTCTTCTCGCAGATGGCCGTGGTCACCTTTGGCGGCGCCTATGCCGTTCTGGCCTATGTGGCCCAGGAGGCGGTGCAGAATTTCGGCTGGCTGCAGCCCGGCGAAATGCTCGATGGCCTGGCGCTGGCCGAGACGACGCCGGGGCCGCTGGTGCTGGTGCTTAGCTTTGTCGGCTTCCTCGCCGCCTATCGCGATCCCGGCGGACTGACGCCACTGCTGGCCGGGCTGCTGGGCGGCATGCTCACCACCTGGGTGACCTTCGTGCCCTGCTTTTTGTGGATCTTCCTTGGCGCGCCCTATATCGAGCGGCTGCGCACCAATGCAGCGCTGTCCGGCGCGCTCAGCGCCATTACCGCCGCCGTGGTGGGGGTGATCCTGAACCTGGCCGTCTGGTTAGGTCTGCATGTCAATTTCGCGCGCGTCGATACGCTGCAGCTCGGACCGCTCAATCTGGCCAGCCCGGACTGGTCCTCGGTGAGCTGGATGGCACTCGCTCTAACCGCGCTGGCCATGCTCTGCGTCTTCCGGCTCAAGCTGGGCGTGCTCTGGACCCTGGCCATATGTGGCCTGGCCGGATTGCTGGTGCAGCTGCTGCCCTTCTAG
- a CDS encoding DUF2336 domain-containing protein, whose product MLGFQPYETFNLLIESGGIDRTNTLLIAACDAYTRRGKATSPEMEQFEALASRLFPIAGPQAKAKGAAILGRADVLSPALERLVVDNIGEDLNTFLSNAKELSEQTMLGIVARYDVPGAATIAARPDLSNAVLAKLFQMNSRKVYRALAGNDHIVPRGAYLSALARSAQMDHMVAESLAKRSDFDAALLAPAFFDLSDADRLKVIQAFAHRETPVAPIRKTIEQLTVANAELTRALMKLYSENRRPEVTKLLSQITGLDEVRCGQIAHDVTGAALFVILRAFGCSAYDGLKVLIHATSHDADRSRALADFATMFGNVTPDSMAYLMSAWRGEVNLLDLAKPEYKPFTEVSRRTPQSLAPAHNPVVEQAIEALARIGIKRAS is encoded by the coding sequence ATGCTTGGTTTTCAGCCCTACGAGACGTTCAATCTGCTGATCGAAAGCGGCGGCATCGACCGGACGAACACGCTTTTGATCGCCGCTTGCGACGCTTATACCCGCCGCGGCAAGGCCACTTCTCCCGAAATGGAACAGTTTGAGGCCCTGGCCAGCCGGCTGTTCCCCATCGCCGGGCCCCAGGCCAAGGCCAAGGGTGCCGCCATCCTGGGTCGCGCCGATGTCCTGTCGCCGGCGCTGGAGCGCCTCGTGGTCGACAATATCGGCGAGGACCTCAACACATTCCTCAGCAATGCCAAGGAATTGAGCGAGCAGACCATGCTGGGCATCGTCGCCCGCTATGATGTCCCCGGCGCCGCCACCATCGCCGCCCGCCCCGACCTTTCCAATGCGGTGCTGGCCAAGCTCTTCCAGATGAATTCGCGCAAGGTCTATCGTGCGCTGGCAGGCAATGACCACATCGTGCCGCGCGGCGCCTATCTCAGCGCCCTGGCCCGCTCGGCCCAGATGGACCACATGGTCGCCGAATCGCTGGCCAAGCGCAGCGATTTCGACGCCGCCCTGCTGGCCCCGGCCTTCTTTGATCTCTCCGATGCCGACCGGCTCAAGGTCATCCAGGCCTTTGCCCATCGCGAAACCCCCGTGGCGCCGATCCGCAAGACCATCGAGCAGCTGACGGTGGCCAATGCCGAGCTGACCCGCGCGCTGATGAAGCTCTATTCGGAAAATCGCCGTCCTGAGGTCACCAAGCTGCTCAGCCAGATCACGGGCCTCGACGAAGTGCGCTGCGGCCAGATCGCCCATGACGTCACCGGCGCCGCCCTCTTCGTCATCCTGCGCGCATTTGGCTGCAGTGCCTATGACGGGCTCAAGGTACTTATCCACGCCACCAGCCACGACGCCGACCGCTCGCGGGCCCTGGCCGATTTCGCCACCATGTTCGGCAATGTGACGCCCGATTCAATGGCTTACCTGATGAGCGCCTGGCGCGGCGAGGTGAACCTGCTCGATCTGGCCAAGCCGGAATACAAGCCCTTCACCGAAGTCAGCCGCCGCACGCCGCAGAGCCTGGCTCCGGCGCACAATCCCGTGGTGGAACAGGCCATCGAGGCCCTGGCCCGCATCGGCATCAAGCGCGCCAGCTAG
- a CDS encoding DUF1491 family protein, whose translation MSLLRSDIWCGVFVRRHNDLGHMCVVSRRGDPIAGQVFIEVDHLDGTQSLYTPAPLLSRSDDTAGLVFQRRLHRVEPPKVRERIAREVEFDPDLWVLSLDLRGDDIGIDLAN comes from the coding sequence GTGAGCCTGCTGCGCAGCGATATCTGGTGCGGGGTTTTTGTCAGGCGCCATAATGACCTGGGCCATATGTGCGTGGTCTCCCGCCGCGGCGACCCCATTGCGGGCCAGGTCTTCATCGAAGTCGATCACCTCGACGGGACGCAGTCCCTCTATACGCCCGCGCCGCTGCTCAGCCGCAGCGACGACACTGCCGGCCTGGTATTCCAGCGCCGGCTGCACCGCGTCGAGCCGCCCAAGGTGCGCGAGCGCATTGCACGCGAGGTCGAGTTCGATCCCGATCTATGGGTGCTCAGCCTCGACCTGCGCGGCGACGATATCGGCATCGATCTCGCCAACTGA
- a CDS encoding peptidoglycan-binding domain-containing protein, giving the protein MTATTFTHLPLAAGSAVAASLGRAGLWLLARYMRAPLASTGLLVLVSLTALAASNALYFQTARHPAPFFAPARDVPVAVTAPADAPALPPLPTERSAVLAPLPASATTTETTGGIAAPAPVVPAAPVGNRDAFAVQKKLTELGLFNGTVDGFYGPMTANAIRAFEERNGLEPTGALNPAVVDAILKADAAGIMPAPQQAAAVATPPAPVTARPAPVQQAAVTPPEKVEVVARVASLTPVDTAVDTVGNAAAQTIDSILAAVTTTTPAAQGTTPRPAVALGSSAPVAPQPKPIQVASLEPMMAPAAAPVAAPVADVAPQQVATTTASTLAPANDVELVSKIQRGLASLGFYHGSIDGHPGDSTARAIREFENFHSYKLTGQVKPDLVVLLRDAGAAL; this is encoded by the coding sequence ATGACAGCAACCACCTTCACTCACTTGCCCCTGGCGGCAGGCAGCGCTGTCGCGGCCTCACTCGGTCGCGCCGGTCTGTGGCTGCTGGCCCGCTACATGCGGGCGCCCCTGGCGTCCACCGGCCTGCTGGTGCTGGTCAGCCTGACGGCACTGGCCGCCAGCAACGCCCTCTACTTCCAGACCGCGCGCCACCCCGCGCCGTTCTTCGCCCCGGCCCGCGACGTGCCCGTCGCCGTCACCGCGCCGGCTGACGCGCCCGCTTTGCCACCGCTGCCGACCGAGCGCAGCGCCGTGCTGGCCCCGCTGCCCGCGTCGGCGACGACGACCGAGACCACGGGCGGCATTGCCGCGCCGGCCCCGGTCGTTCCCGCCGCGCCGGTGGGCAATCGCGACGCCTTTGCCGTGCAGAAGAAGCTGACCGAACTGGGCCTGTTCAACGGCACCGTGGACGGATTTTACGGCCCCATGACCGCCAATGCGATCCGCGCCTTCGAGGAACGCAACGGGCTCGAGCCGACCGGCGCGCTGAACCCGGCCGTGGTCGATGCCATCCTCAAGGCCGATGCCGCCGGCATCATGCCGGCGCCCCAACAGGCGGCCGCCGTTGCGACCCCGCCGGCGCCCGTCACCGCAAGGCCCGCCCCGGTGCAGCAGGCCGCCGTGACCCCGCCCGAAAAGGTCGAGGTGGTTGCCCGCGTCGCCAGCCTCACCCCGGTCGACACCGCCGTGGATACGGTGGGCAATGCTGCCGCCCAGACCATTGATTCCATCCTGGCCGCCGTCACCACGACGACGCCCGCCGCCCAGGGCACCACGCCTCGTCCGGCCGTGGCTCTGGGCAGTTCTGCCCCGGTGGCTCCCCAGCCCAAGCCGATCCAGGTCGCCTCGCTCGAGCCCATGATGGCCCCGGCCGCAGCGCCGGTCGCCGCCCCCGTCGCCGACGTGGCGCCGCAGCAGGTCGCCACGACCACGGCCTCCACGCTGGCCCCGGCCAATGATGTCGAACTGGTCAGCAAGATCCAGCGCGGCCTGGCCAGCCTGGGCTTCTATCATGGCTCGATCGACGGCCATCCCGGCGATTCCACCGCTCGCGCCATTCGCGAATTCGAGAACTTCCACAGCTACAAGCTGACCGGCCAGGTCAAGCCCGACCTGGTGGTGCTGCTGCGCGACGCCGGCGCCGCGCTTTAG